One window of Athalia rosae chromosome 2, iyAthRosa1.1, whole genome shotgun sequence genomic DNA carries:
- the LOC105684018 gene encoding ral GTPase-activating protein subunit beta isoform X4 produces MNLGVFNRVNLKDSGGGMYSEWASLSSLIQNGSEESQSVLEKFHPIAGREVALSIVRQLATNLGITQAAEHSPLSTDREVQWCMEVICFGLSLPLAEHDTVRDCVNVYCEWLSALYSSPKISVPRPIVEDPNFYARKIISHFHNLFVPRKGEGADTINRQAVLCHRVLRTLQQVARGPATLERETWESLLLFLIGINDALLAPPAVREDAGEQLCERVLGVLLEVWLVACERNFPSPPLWRTLRESCLRWRHRLALVEQWNRVCLALTAKLLQIMYGPMFPELKISDEDVHLVPPTMAEEAVAQAWYRLLRTVGDPVDLCRPAVVSQTQAFLQYAIASPNVVDPCQHPCLQGLPQIFLKAIKGIAGQVDAFLGVSQACCWEECCVTSVASGSGGSGGVAGDKTSSKDQPQPSPTPPTQRRLAKSFSVTPSAVTKGIPKASLIGLTTSRISSNPPASTPNSGPSSTSSITSVASLGQDIRPPLAPGRPKCNSILHLFGEWLFEAAFIGTDGWSQSLPQTHVTEPSGASKRPSSVLVDGPSSLQESTSEIPPSLGIDRYESGRAEAMGALCRIFCAKKTGEEILPVYLARFYQAMYHGLKINETRECGETLASILLNSADLFRLDLDGVQVLVPAVISALEIVLPEKELKLKSNAVSRVELRRASIHLLISMLTLPLNLQNLPIRELPSLTVIGNHEKSPVTFVQLKPRLMNLLINALQVESDPLNTHMLLGGLMLSVQDSAAAEEVEQVMQPDTITSDTTTNLLSSVASDSTSQVSISSDLRSLGDSSDIVTLQEESIAFDSAHALFVRATYLVCHRLISSWKTDLNISLAALELLAGLARTHIRETARKLTDALECKRAVKWLCDYIAYQCWRPPPAHSKDLHSSIVAAFSCLTTWLSAHPQLLQDKDCLTTVLEVVELGVSGTKSIGKPGEPIKMKDEKELKPASMRVRDAADALLTIILEQVGYFPSACGAQSLSSLLDEVSLLRHCNSWTGGRVARQAAVERFRYFVAENATMLALLEEPLGNDQDPQPTVTVLIRGPFGRHAWTMQLRHLPRHKSSVRSMNTNPGRPLPLAEAAPRPEYKPRFFPDNVDRIPHCRVDESIPSLEAVMNDNDVMKNEHNLLSQLLDRQINLESKYSNDFNKTMDDKVEECAPPIICHEFQTARLFLSHFGFLNLDNNDNENSTTSGLTALDPTMPGFCIDLENLDHTSPRTCDTVHIFYVRAGQKSPDEILSNVLHETNVSPHFLEFLSSLGWPVSVSTHAGWTGHVSTSWRATLPINVPQPAHSDHGGALYNGDTHILYWADVSSEVAFIVPTHSVGNMTSDSMDESNYNSDISGSQAWFERSISESTSSRPYSVNQSGTPNSRAMSLDLDKQPPSIPGSGPSSTSSADPIKPRRITKHSLPMQTDTRILVVWLESLEDHLQFPIADLLACTNTGLEHSNGVRPSDVQVIFLHSLSSGLMRVRLQGPVSRINLATPLVDGMVLSRRVLGTLVRQTALNMGRRRRLDNDSYHPPHVRRRLKVQDMVQKYRSNLSQPELLTFLFSSPQN; encoded by the exons ATGAATTTAGGCGTATTCAACAGGGTTAATCTCAAG GATTCCGGAGGTGGAATGTATTCAGAATGGGCTTCCCTGAGTTCACTGATTCAAAATGGTTCAGAGGAGAGTCAAAGCGTTTTAGAAAAGTTTCACCCGATAGCTGGGCGAGAAGTGGCCTTGTCTATCGTGCGACAGCTTGCCACAAATCTGGGTATAACTCAGGCAGCTGAACACAGCCCATTGAGTACGGATCGAGAAGTTCAATGGTGTATGGAAGTCATTTGTTTCGGACTTTCTTTACCGCTAGCGGAGCACGACACCGTTAGAGATTGCGTGAATGTTTATTGTGAATGGCTATCTGCTTTATATTCATCCCCAAAGATTTCTGTACCACGACCCATTGTGGAGGACCCCAATTTTTATGcacgaaaaattatcagccattttcataatttattcgtACCTAGAAAAGGCGAAG GAGCTGATACAATCAACAGGCAAGCTGTGCTATGTCACAGAGTGCTTAGAACTTTGCAGCAAGTTGCACGAGGTCCAGCAACTTTAGAAAGAGAAACTTGGGAAAGTCTGTTGCTTTTTTTGATTGGTATAAATGATGCATTGTTAGCACCCCCAGCAGTGAGGGAAGATGCGGGTGAACAGCTGTGCGAAAGAGTACTTGGCGTATTATTAGAG GTATGGCTAGTAGCCTGCGAACGTAATTTTCCCTCACCTCCGCTATGGCGTACATTACGAGAGTCTTGCTTACGATGGCGTCACAGATTAGCCCTAGTCGAGCAGTGGAACCGCGTATGTTTGGCTTTGACTGCAAAATTACTGCAAATTATGTACGGCCCAATGTTTcctgaattaaaaataa GTGACGAAGATGTTCATCTGGTACCTCCAACAATGGCTGAAGAAGCTGTGGCACAAGCATGGTACAGATTACTGCGAACCGTTGGTGATCCTGTAGATTTATGTAGACCAGCGGTAGTTTCACAAACTCAAGCATTTTTACAATATGCAATCGCTAGTCCGAACGTTGTTGATCCTTGTCAGCATCCTTGCTTACAAGGTTTACcacaaatatttttaaaagccATCAAAGGTATTGCTGGTCAAGTCGATGCTTTCCTCG GGGTATCACAGGCTTGCTGCTGGGAGGAGTGTTGTGTAACAAGTGTTGCCTCTGGAAGTGGTGGCAGTGGGGGTGTGGCAGGAGACAAAACTAGTAGTAAAGATCAGCCTCAGCCCTCCCCCACTCCTCCAACACAACGAAGACTGGCCAAAAGCTTCAGCGTTACACCCTCTGCTGTTACTAAGG GGATTCCAAAAGCTTCTCTAATTGGATTAACGACAAGTCGCATATCCAGTAATCCACCTGCATCTACACCTAACTCTGGTCCTTCATCAACTTCGAGCATTACAT CCGTTGCTTCTTTAGGGCAAGATATTCGACCACCTCTAGCACCCGGAAGGCCAAAGTGTAACAGTATATTGCATTTATTCGGAGAATGGCTGTTCGAAGCAGCTTTTATAGGCACTGATGGATGGTCACAAAGTCTGCCAC AAACACATGTTACAGAGCCGTCAGGTGCATCAAAACGTCCATCATCTGTTCTGGTTGATGGACCAAGTTCATTGCAAGAATCTACAAGTGAAATTCCACCATCGCTTGGTATTGACCGCTATGAATCAGGCAGGGCTGAAGCTATGGGCGCactttgtagaattttttgcGCTAAAAAGACGGGAGAAGAAATTTTACCTGTTTATTTAGCTAGGTTCTACCAAGCTATGTATCATGGTCTCAAGATCAACGAA ACTCGAGAATGCGGAGAAACGTTGGCGAGTATTTTACTGAACTCAGCAGATTTATTCAGACTAGATCTTGATGGAGTACAAGTATTAGTACCAGCTGTTATTTCTGCCTTGGAAATTGTACTTCCTGAAAAAGAGctaaaattgaaatctaaTGCTGTATCTCGAGTTGAACTGAGACGAGCCTCTATACATTTATTAATATCAATGCTGACTCTTCCACTGAATCTGCAG AACCTTCCCATACGAGAACTACCATCTTTAACGGTGATAGGCAACCATGAAAAAAGTCCAGTGACATTTGTACAATTGAAACCAAGGCTTATGAACTTGCTAATTAATGCATTACAAGTCGAATCGGATCCACTAAACACGCACATGCTATTAG GTGGACTAATGTTAAGCGTACAAGACTCTGCAGCTGCCGAAGAGGTTGAACAAGTTATGCAACCTGATACCATCACCAGTGACACAACGACCAATTTGCTTTCATCAG TCGCCAGTGATTCAACAAGTCAAGTAAGCATTTCCAGTGATCTACGTTCACTTGGAGATAGTTCTGATATTGTGACCCTTCAGGAGGAAAGCATTGCCTTTG ATTCAGCACATGCTCTTTTTGTACGAGCAACATATTTGGTTTGTCACAGATTAATTTCATCTTGGAAAAcggatttgaatatttcattggcAGCACTTGAATTACTTGCGGGTCTGGCGAGAACACATATTCGTGAAACAG CAAGGAAGCTCACAG ATGCTCTAGAATGTAAGCGTGCAGTAAAATGGCTGTGTGACTACATTGCTTACCAATGCTGGCGACCACCACCGGCACATTCTAAGGATTTACATTCGTCTATTGTGGCAGCATTCAGTTGTCTGACTACATGGCTATCTGCCCATCCTCAATTGTTACAA GACAAAGACTGTCTCACAACCGTACTTGAAGTAGTAGAATTAGGTGTTTCTGGCACTAAAAGCATAGGGAAACCAGGAGAACCGATCaaaatgaaagatgaaaaagaattgaaaccAGCGTCAATGCGAGTGAGAGATGCAGCTGATGCGCTTCTAACAATTATACTAGAACAG GTCGGTTATTTTCCAAGTGCCTGTGGTGCACAATCTCTTTCTTCCCTGCTTGATGAAGTTTCGTTACTTCGCCATTGTAATAGCTGGACTGGTGGCAGAGTAGCTCGCCAAGCTGCGGTTGAAAGATTCCGTTACTTTGTTGCCGAAAATGCTACTATGTTAGCTCTTCTCGAAGAACCATTAGGCAATGATCAAGACCCACAACCAACTGTGACCGTGTTGATTAGAGGTCCTTTCGGTCGTCATGCTTGGACTATGCAACTCCGACATCTGCCTCGGCACAAATCTAGCGTGAGAAGTATGAACACAAATCCTGGGCGGCCGTTACCTTTAGCAGAGGCTGCCCCACGACCAGAATATAAACCTAGATTCTTCCCAGATAATGTTGATCGTATTCCTCACTGTAGAGT GGATGAGTCAATACCAAGTCTGGAAGCGGTTATGAATGATAATGATGTGATGAAGAACGAACACAATCTTTTATCTCAATTACTTGATCGACAAATTAATCTGGAATCAAAGTACAGCAATGATTTTAACAAAACTATGGATGATAAGGTTGAAGAATGTGCACCGCCAATAATTTGTCATGAGTTCCAAACAGCTAGGCTTTTCTTGAGCCACTTTGGTTTTTTAAACCtggataataatgataacgaaaaTTCAACTACGAGCGGTCTTACAGCTCTAGACCCAACAATGCCAGGGTTCTGCATAGACTTGGAGAACTTGGATCACACAAGTCCAAGGACCTGTGATACAGTCCACATATTTTACGTTCGAGCTGGTCAAAAGTCTCCAGATGAAATACTTTCTAATGTG TTACATGAGACAAATGTTTCTCCACATTTTCTGGAATTTCTGAGCTCTCTTGGCTGGCCAGTCTCGGTATCAACCCATGCAGGATGGACTGGTCATGTTTCTACTTCATGGCGAGCTACGTTACCAATTAATGTACCTCAACCAGCCCACAGTGATCATGGAGGAGCTTTATACAACGGTGACACTCACATTTTGTACTGGGCTGATGTCAGCTCAGAAGTAGCGTTCATAGTCCCAACACATTCGGTGGGAAATATGACTTCTGATTCCATGGATGAATCGAATTATAATAGTGATATTAGTGGTAGTCAAG CTTGGTTTGAGCGGAGCATCAGCGAAAGTACCAGTTCTCGTCCATATTCAGTAAATCAGTCTGGAACTCCAAACTCTCGAGCTATGTCACTTGACCTCGACAAACAGCCCCCGAGCATACCAGGCTCGGGTCCATCTAGTACATCAAGTGCCGATCCGATTAAACCAAGACGAATTACAAAGCATTCTCTCCCAATGCAAACTGATACACGAATATTAGTTGTTTGGTTGGAAAGCCTAGAGGATCACTTGCAATTTCCCATTG CTGACCTTCTAGCTTGCACTAACACTGGACTCGAACATTCGAATGGTGTCAGACCTTCTGACGTACAAGTGATTTTTCTACATTCATTGTCCAGTGGCCTAATGAGAGTTAGATTGCAAGGTCCTGTATCTAGAATAAATTTAGCTACGCCTCTGGTCGATGGTATGGTGCTTTCTCGAAGAGTATTGGGTACATTGGTAAGACAGACCGCCTTGAATATGGGTCGAAGACGAAGGCTGGACAATGATAG cTACCATCCACCGCACGTCCGAAGGCGGTTGAAAGTCCAAGACATGGTGCAAAAATATCGAAGTAATCTTAGTCAACCAGAACTgttgacatttttatttagtAGTCCACAAAATTAA
- the LOC105684018 gene encoding ral GTPase-activating protein subunit beta isoform X6, which yields MNLGVFNRVNLKDSGGGMYSEWASLSSLIQNGSEESQSVLEKFHPIAGREVALSIVRQLATNLGITQAAEHSPLSTDREVQWCMEVICFGLSLPLAEHDTVRDCVNVYCEWLSALYSSPKISVPRPIVEDPNFYARKIISHFHNLFVPRKGEVWPFLYQDLGADTINRQAVLCHRVLRTLQQVARGPATLERETWESLLLFLIGINDALLAPPAVREDAGEQLCERVLGVLLEVWLVACERNFPSPPLWRTLRESCLRWRHRLALVEQWNRVCLALTAKLLQIMYGPMFPELKISDEDVHLVPPTMAEEAVAQAWYRLLRTVGDPVDLCRPAVVSQTQAFLQYAIASPNVVDPCQHPCLQGLPQIFLKAIKGIAGQVDAFLGVSQACCWEECCVTSVASGSGGSGGVAGDKTSSKDQPQPSPTPPTQRRLAKSFSVTPSAVTKGIPKASLIGLTTSRISSNPPASTPNSGPSSTSSITSVASLGQDIRPPLAPGRPKCNSILHLFGEWLFEAAFIGTDGWSQSLPQTHVTEPSGASKRPSSVLVDGPSSLQESTSEIPPSLGIDRYESGRAEAMGALCRIFCAKKTGEEILPVYLARFYQAMYHGLKINETRECGETLASILLNSADLFRLDLDGVQVLVPAVISALEIVLPEKELKLKSNAVSRVELRRASIHLLISMLTLPLNLQNLPIRELPSLTVIGNHEKSPVTFVQLKPRLMNLLINALQVESDPLNTHMLLGGLMLSVQDSAAAEEVEQVMQPDTITSDTTTNLLSSDSAHALFVRATYLVCHRLISSWKTDLNISLAALELLAGLARTHIRETARKLTDALECKRAVKWLCDYIAYQCWRPPPAHSKDLHSSIVAAFSCLTTWLSAHPQLLQDKDCLTTVLEVVELGVSGTKSIGKPGEPIKMKDEKELKPASMRVRDAADALLTIILEQVGYFPSACGAQSLSSLLDEVSLLRHCNSWTGGRVARQAAVERFRYFVAENATMLALLEEPLGNDQDPQPTVTVLIRGPFGRHAWTMQLRHLPRHKSSVRSMNTNPGRPLPLAEAAPRPEYKPRFFPDNVDRIPHCRVDESIPSLEAVMNDNDVMKNEHNLLSQLLDRQINLESKYSNDFNKTMDDKVEECAPPIICHEFQTARLFLSHFGFLNLDNNDNENSTTSGLTALDPTMPGFCIDLENLDHTSPRTCDTVHIFYVRAGQKSPDEILSNVLHETNVSPHFLEFLSSLGWPVSVSTHAGWTGHVSTSWRATLPINVPQPAHSDHGGALYNGDTHILYWADVSSEVAFIVPTHSVGNMTSDSMDESNYNSDISGSQAWFERSISESTSSRPYSVNQSGTPNSRAMSLDLDKQPPSIPGSGPSSTSSADPIKPRRITKHSLPMQTDTRILVVWLESLEDHLQFPIADLLACTNTGLEHSNGVRPSDVQVIFLHSLSSGLMRVRLQGPVSRINLATPLVDGMVLSRRVLGTLVRQTALNMGRRRRLDNDSYHPPHVRRRLKVQDMVQKYRSNLSQPELLTFLFSSPQN from the exons ATGAATTTAGGCGTATTCAACAGGGTTAATCTCAAG GATTCCGGAGGTGGAATGTATTCAGAATGGGCTTCCCTGAGTTCACTGATTCAAAATGGTTCAGAGGAGAGTCAAAGCGTTTTAGAAAAGTTTCACCCGATAGCTGGGCGAGAAGTGGCCTTGTCTATCGTGCGACAGCTTGCCACAAATCTGGGTATAACTCAGGCAGCTGAACACAGCCCATTGAGTACGGATCGAGAAGTTCAATGGTGTATGGAAGTCATTTGTTTCGGACTTTCTTTACCGCTAGCGGAGCACGACACCGTTAGAGATTGCGTGAATGTTTATTGTGAATGGCTATCTGCTTTATATTCATCCCCAAAGATTTCTGTACCACGACCCATTGTGGAGGACCCCAATTTTTATGcacgaaaaattatcagccattttcataatttattcgtACCTAGAAAAGGCGAAG TCTGGccttttttgtatcaggaCTTAG GAGCTGATACAATCAACAGGCAAGCTGTGCTATGTCACAGAGTGCTTAGAACTTTGCAGCAAGTTGCACGAGGTCCAGCAACTTTAGAAAGAGAAACTTGGGAAAGTCTGTTGCTTTTTTTGATTGGTATAAATGATGCATTGTTAGCACCCCCAGCAGTGAGGGAAGATGCGGGTGAACAGCTGTGCGAAAGAGTACTTGGCGTATTATTAGAG GTATGGCTAGTAGCCTGCGAACGTAATTTTCCCTCACCTCCGCTATGGCGTACATTACGAGAGTCTTGCTTACGATGGCGTCACAGATTAGCCCTAGTCGAGCAGTGGAACCGCGTATGTTTGGCTTTGACTGCAAAATTACTGCAAATTATGTACGGCCCAATGTTTcctgaattaaaaataa GTGACGAAGATGTTCATCTGGTACCTCCAACAATGGCTGAAGAAGCTGTGGCACAAGCATGGTACAGATTACTGCGAACCGTTGGTGATCCTGTAGATTTATGTAGACCAGCGGTAGTTTCACAAACTCAAGCATTTTTACAATATGCAATCGCTAGTCCGAACGTTGTTGATCCTTGTCAGCATCCTTGCTTACAAGGTTTACcacaaatatttttaaaagccATCAAAGGTATTGCTGGTCAAGTCGATGCTTTCCTCG GGGTATCACAGGCTTGCTGCTGGGAGGAGTGTTGTGTAACAAGTGTTGCCTCTGGAAGTGGTGGCAGTGGGGGTGTGGCAGGAGACAAAACTAGTAGTAAAGATCAGCCTCAGCCCTCCCCCACTCCTCCAACACAACGAAGACTGGCCAAAAGCTTCAGCGTTACACCCTCTGCTGTTACTAAGG GGATTCCAAAAGCTTCTCTAATTGGATTAACGACAAGTCGCATATCCAGTAATCCACCTGCATCTACACCTAACTCTGGTCCTTCATCAACTTCGAGCATTACAT CCGTTGCTTCTTTAGGGCAAGATATTCGACCACCTCTAGCACCCGGAAGGCCAAAGTGTAACAGTATATTGCATTTATTCGGAGAATGGCTGTTCGAAGCAGCTTTTATAGGCACTGATGGATGGTCACAAAGTCTGCCAC AAACACATGTTACAGAGCCGTCAGGTGCATCAAAACGTCCATCATCTGTTCTGGTTGATGGACCAAGTTCATTGCAAGAATCTACAAGTGAAATTCCACCATCGCTTGGTATTGACCGCTATGAATCAGGCAGGGCTGAAGCTATGGGCGCactttgtagaattttttgcGCTAAAAAGACGGGAGAAGAAATTTTACCTGTTTATTTAGCTAGGTTCTACCAAGCTATGTATCATGGTCTCAAGATCAACGAA ACTCGAGAATGCGGAGAAACGTTGGCGAGTATTTTACTGAACTCAGCAGATTTATTCAGACTAGATCTTGATGGAGTACAAGTATTAGTACCAGCTGTTATTTCTGCCTTGGAAATTGTACTTCCTGAAAAAGAGctaaaattgaaatctaaTGCTGTATCTCGAGTTGAACTGAGACGAGCCTCTATACATTTATTAATATCAATGCTGACTCTTCCACTGAATCTGCAG AACCTTCCCATACGAGAACTACCATCTTTAACGGTGATAGGCAACCATGAAAAAAGTCCAGTGACATTTGTACAATTGAAACCAAGGCTTATGAACTTGCTAATTAATGCATTACAAGTCGAATCGGATCCACTAAACACGCACATGCTATTAG GTGGACTAATGTTAAGCGTACAAGACTCTGCAGCTGCCGAAGAGGTTGAACAAGTTATGCAACCTGATACCATCACCAGTGACACAACGACCAATTTGCTTTCATCAG ATTCAGCACATGCTCTTTTTGTACGAGCAACATATTTGGTTTGTCACAGATTAATTTCATCTTGGAAAAcggatttgaatatttcattggcAGCACTTGAATTACTTGCGGGTCTGGCGAGAACACATATTCGTGAAACAG CAAGGAAGCTCACAG ATGCTCTAGAATGTAAGCGTGCAGTAAAATGGCTGTGTGACTACATTGCTTACCAATGCTGGCGACCACCACCGGCACATTCTAAGGATTTACATTCGTCTATTGTGGCAGCATTCAGTTGTCTGACTACATGGCTATCTGCCCATCCTCAATTGTTACAA GACAAAGACTGTCTCACAACCGTACTTGAAGTAGTAGAATTAGGTGTTTCTGGCACTAAAAGCATAGGGAAACCAGGAGAACCGATCaaaatgaaagatgaaaaagaattgaaaccAGCGTCAATGCGAGTGAGAGATGCAGCTGATGCGCTTCTAACAATTATACTAGAACAG GTCGGTTATTTTCCAAGTGCCTGTGGTGCACAATCTCTTTCTTCCCTGCTTGATGAAGTTTCGTTACTTCGCCATTGTAATAGCTGGACTGGTGGCAGAGTAGCTCGCCAAGCTGCGGTTGAAAGATTCCGTTACTTTGTTGCCGAAAATGCTACTATGTTAGCTCTTCTCGAAGAACCATTAGGCAATGATCAAGACCCACAACCAACTGTGACCGTGTTGATTAGAGGTCCTTTCGGTCGTCATGCTTGGACTATGCAACTCCGACATCTGCCTCGGCACAAATCTAGCGTGAGAAGTATGAACACAAATCCTGGGCGGCCGTTACCTTTAGCAGAGGCTGCCCCACGACCAGAATATAAACCTAGATTCTTCCCAGATAATGTTGATCGTATTCCTCACTGTAGAGT GGATGAGTCAATACCAAGTCTGGAAGCGGTTATGAATGATAATGATGTGATGAAGAACGAACACAATCTTTTATCTCAATTACTTGATCGACAAATTAATCTGGAATCAAAGTACAGCAATGATTTTAACAAAACTATGGATGATAAGGTTGAAGAATGTGCACCGCCAATAATTTGTCATGAGTTCCAAACAGCTAGGCTTTTCTTGAGCCACTTTGGTTTTTTAAACCtggataataatgataacgaaaaTTCAACTACGAGCGGTCTTACAGCTCTAGACCCAACAATGCCAGGGTTCTGCATAGACTTGGAGAACTTGGATCACACAAGTCCAAGGACCTGTGATACAGTCCACATATTTTACGTTCGAGCTGGTCAAAAGTCTCCAGATGAAATACTTTCTAATGTG TTACATGAGACAAATGTTTCTCCACATTTTCTGGAATTTCTGAGCTCTCTTGGCTGGCCAGTCTCGGTATCAACCCATGCAGGATGGACTGGTCATGTTTCTACTTCATGGCGAGCTACGTTACCAATTAATGTACCTCAACCAGCCCACAGTGATCATGGAGGAGCTTTATACAACGGTGACACTCACATTTTGTACTGGGCTGATGTCAGCTCAGAAGTAGCGTTCATAGTCCCAACACATTCGGTGGGAAATATGACTTCTGATTCCATGGATGAATCGAATTATAATAGTGATATTAGTGGTAGTCAAG CTTGGTTTGAGCGGAGCATCAGCGAAAGTACCAGTTCTCGTCCATATTCAGTAAATCAGTCTGGAACTCCAAACTCTCGAGCTATGTCACTTGACCTCGACAAACAGCCCCCGAGCATACCAGGCTCGGGTCCATCTAGTACATCAAGTGCCGATCCGATTAAACCAAGACGAATTACAAAGCATTCTCTCCCAATGCAAACTGATACACGAATATTAGTTGTTTGGTTGGAAAGCCTAGAGGATCACTTGCAATTTCCCATTG CTGACCTTCTAGCTTGCACTAACACTGGACTCGAACATTCGAATGGTGTCAGACCTTCTGACGTACAAGTGATTTTTCTACATTCATTGTCCAGTGGCCTAATGAGAGTTAGATTGCAAGGTCCTGTATCTAGAATAAATTTAGCTACGCCTCTGGTCGATGGTATGGTGCTTTCTCGAAGAGTATTGGGTACATTGGTAAGACAGACCGCCTTGAATATGGGTCGAAGACGAAGGCTGGACAATGATAG cTACCATCCACCGCACGTCCGAAGGCGGTTGAAAGTCCAAGACATGGTGCAAAAATATCGAAGTAATCTTAGTCAACCAGAACTgttgacatttttatttagtAGTCCACAAAATTAA